A genomic region of Verrucomicrobiota bacterium contains the following coding sequences:
- the nikR gene encoding nickel-responsive transcriptional regulator NikR — protein MEKVARVGVSMERELLAKLDEYVAAHRYPNRSHAIRDLVRKALVEQEWQAGDQAVAVVVLLFDHHAREISDRLREVQHDTRAQVLSNLHHHLSHDRCLEVITVAGSRGEICEVADQLRGTRGVLHSGFIVSSMGRHLP, from the coding sequence ATGGAGAAGGTGGCACGGGTCGGCGTCTCGATGGAGCGCGAGCTGCTTGCCAAGCTCGATGAATATGTGGCGGCACATCGGTATCCGAACCGCTCGCATGCGATCCGCGACCTGGTGCGCAAGGCGCTCGTCGAGCAGGAATGGCAGGCGGGCGACCAGGCGGTCGCCGTCGTCGTGCTGCTCTTCGACCACCACGCGCGCGAGATCTCGGACCGCCTGCGCGAGGTCCAGCACGACACGCGCGCCCAAGTGCTCTCGAACCTGCACCACCACCTGAGCCACGACCGCTGCCTCGAGGTCATCACCGTGGCCGGCTCGCGCGGCGAGATCTGCGAGGTCGCCGACCAGCTCCGCGGCACGCGCGGCGTGCTGCACTCCGGTTTCATTGTCAGCTCGATGGGCCGGCACCTCCCCTAG